The following coding sequences lie in one Syngnathoides biaculeatus isolate LvHL_M chromosome 16, ASM1980259v1, whole genome shotgun sequence genomic window:
- the LOC133514796 gene encoding thyroid hormone receptor alpha isoform X2: MHILQPYCINRWLDVPKRKRKNSQSSMKSMSALSISVPGYIPSYLEKDEPCVVCGDKATGYHYRCITCEGCKGFFRRTIQKNLHPAYSCKYEGCCIIDKITRNQCQLCRFKKCISVGMAMDLVLDDSKRVAKRRLIEENREKRKREELVRTLQVRPEPNTTEWELIRMATEAHRHTNAQGSSWKQKRKFLPDDIGQGKLVPTSEGDKVDLEAFSEFTKIMTPAITRVVDFAKKLPMFSELPCEDQIILLKGCCMEIMSLRAAVRYDPESETLTLNGEMAVKREQLKNGGLGVVSDAIFDLGKSLALFNLDDSEVALMQAVLLMSSDRSGLTSVEKIEQCQEAYLLAFEHYINYRKHNIPHFWPKLLMKVTDLRMIGACHASRFLHMKVECPNELFPPLFLEVFEEQDV, encoded by the exons ATGCATATTTTACAGCCATACTGCATCAACAG GTGGCTTGATGTGCCaaagagaaaaaggaagaaCAGCCAGTCTTCGATGAAGAGTATGTCTG CTCTTAGCATCTCTGTTCCAGGGTACATCCCCAGCTACCTGGAAAAGGATGAGCCATGCGTGGTGTGCGGCGACAAGGCGACCGGTTACCACTACCGCTGCATCACATGTGAGGGGTGCAAG GGTTTCTTCCGTCGAACCATACAAAAGAACCTCCACCCAGCGTACTCGTGCAAATATGAAGGCTGCTGCATCATCGACAAGATCACCCGGAACCAGTGCCAGCTATGTCGTTTTAAGAAGTGCATCTCTGTTGGCATGGCCATGGACT TGGTGCTGGACGACTCGAAGCGTGTGGCTAAACGGCGTCTCATCGAGGAGAATcgtgagaaaagaaaaagggaggAGTTGGTGCGCACGCTGCAGGTGAGGCCAGAGCCAAAtaccactgagtgggaattgatcagGATGGCAACTGAGGCCCACCGACACACTAACGCGCAGGGATCCAGCTGGAAACAAAAGCGCAAGTTTCTG CCAGATGATATTGGCCAAGGAAAATTGGTACCCACATCGGAAGGTGACAAGGTAGACCTGGAAGCCTTCAGTGAGTTCACCAAGATCATGACGCCTGCCATTACTCGTGTGGTGGACTTTGCCAAGAAACTACCCATGTTCTCAGAG CTTCCGTGTGAGGACCAGATCATCTTGTTGAAAGGGTGCTGCATGGAGATCATGTCACTACGCGCTGCCGTACGCTACGATCCAGAAAGCGAGACACTGACACTAAACGGCGAGATGGCTGTGAAACGCGAGCAACTGAAGAACGGCGGATTGGGTGTGGTGTCGGATGCCATCTTTGATTTAGGCAAGAGTCTGGCCCTGTTTAACCTGGATGACTCTGAGGTGGCGCTAATGCAGGCTGTCCTTCTCATGAGTTCAG ATCGTTCAGGGCTTACGAGTGTGGAGAAGATCGAGCAGTGCCAAGAGGCTTACCTGCTGGCGTTTGAACACTACATCAACTACCGCAAGCACAACATTCCTCACTTCTGGCCCAAGCTGTTGATGAAGGTAACAGACCTGCGCATGATCGGTGCGTGCCACGCCAGCCGCTTCCTCCACATGAAGGTGGAGTGTCCCAATGAGTTGTTTCCCCCACTCTTCTTGGAGGTCTTCGAGGAACAGGATGTGTGA
- the LOC133514796 gene encoding thyroid hormone receptor alpha isoform X3 — MEPESKKQNNDSSEKDEKGWLDVPKRKRKNSQSSMKSMSALSISVPGYIPSYLEKDEPCVVCGDKATGYHYRCITCEGCKGFFRRTIQKNLHPAYSCKYEGCCIIDKITRNQCQLCRFKKCISVGMAMDLVLDDSKRVAKRRLIEENREKRKREELVRTLQVRPEPNTTEWELIRMATEAHRHTNAQGSSWKQKRKFLPDDIGQGKLVPTSEGDKVDLEAFSEFTKIMTPAITRVVDFAKKLPMFSELPCEDQIILLKGCCMEIMSLRAAVRYDPESETLTLNGEMAVKREQLKNGGLGVVSDAIFDLGKSLALFNLDDSEVALMQAVLLMSSDRSGLTSVEKIEQCQEAYLLAFEHYINYRKHNIPHFWPKLLMKV; from the exons GTGGCTTGATGTGCCaaagagaaaaaggaagaaCAGCCAGTCTTCGATGAAGAGTATGTCTG CTCTTAGCATCTCTGTTCCAGGGTACATCCCCAGCTACCTGGAAAAGGATGAGCCATGCGTGGTGTGCGGCGACAAGGCGACCGGTTACCACTACCGCTGCATCACATGTGAGGGGTGCAAG GGTTTCTTCCGTCGAACCATACAAAAGAACCTCCACCCAGCGTACTCGTGCAAATATGAAGGCTGCTGCATCATCGACAAGATCACCCGGAACCAGTGCCAGCTATGTCGTTTTAAGAAGTGCATCTCTGTTGGCATGGCCATGGACT TGGTGCTGGACGACTCGAAGCGTGTGGCTAAACGGCGTCTCATCGAGGAGAATcgtgagaaaagaaaaagggaggAGTTGGTGCGCACGCTGCAGGTGAGGCCAGAGCCAAAtaccactgagtgggaattgatcagGATGGCAACTGAGGCCCACCGACACACTAACGCGCAGGGATCCAGCTGGAAACAAAAGCGCAAGTTTCTG CCAGATGATATTGGCCAAGGAAAATTGGTACCCACATCGGAAGGTGACAAGGTAGACCTGGAAGCCTTCAGTGAGTTCACCAAGATCATGACGCCTGCCATTACTCGTGTGGTGGACTTTGCCAAGAAACTACCCATGTTCTCAGAG CTTCCGTGTGAGGACCAGATCATCTTGTTGAAAGGGTGCTGCATGGAGATCATGTCACTACGCGCTGCCGTACGCTACGATCCAGAAAGCGAGACACTGACACTAAACGGCGAGATGGCTGTGAAACGCGAGCAACTGAAGAACGGCGGATTGGGTGTGGTGTCGGATGCCATCTTTGATTTAGGCAAGAGTCTGGCCCTGTTTAACCTGGATGACTCTGAGGTGGCGCTAATGCAGGCTGTCCTTCTCATGAGTTCAG ATCGTTCAGGGCTTACGAGTGTGGAGAAGATCGAGCAGTGCCAAGAGGCTTACCTGCTGGCGTTTGAACACTACATCAACTACCGCAAGCACAACATTCCTCACTTCTGGCCCAAGCTGTTGATGAAG
- the LOC133514796 gene encoding thyroid hormone receptor alpha isoform X1: MEPESKKQNNDSSEKDEKGWLDVPKRKRKNSQSSMKSMSALSISVPGYIPSYLEKDEPCVVCGDKATGYHYRCITCEGCKGFFRRTIQKNLHPAYSCKYEGCCIIDKITRNQCQLCRFKKCISVGMAMDLVLDDSKRVAKRRLIEENREKRKREELVRTLQVRPEPNTTEWELIRMATEAHRHTNAQGSSWKQKRKFLPDDIGQGKLVPTSEGDKVDLEAFSEFTKIMTPAITRVVDFAKKLPMFSELPCEDQIILLKGCCMEIMSLRAAVRYDPESETLTLNGEMAVKREQLKNGGLGVVSDAIFDLGKSLALFNLDDSEVALMQAVLLMSSDRSGLTSVEKIEQCQEAYLLAFEHYINYRKHNIPHFWPKLLMKVTDLRMIGACHASRFLHMKVECPNELFPPLFLEVFEEQDV; encoded by the exons GTGGCTTGATGTGCCaaagagaaaaaggaagaaCAGCCAGTCTTCGATGAAGAGTATGTCTG CTCTTAGCATCTCTGTTCCAGGGTACATCCCCAGCTACCTGGAAAAGGATGAGCCATGCGTGGTGTGCGGCGACAAGGCGACCGGTTACCACTACCGCTGCATCACATGTGAGGGGTGCAAG GGTTTCTTCCGTCGAACCATACAAAAGAACCTCCACCCAGCGTACTCGTGCAAATATGAAGGCTGCTGCATCATCGACAAGATCACCCGGAACCAGTGCCAGCTATGTCGTTTTAAGAAGTGCATCTCTGTTGGCATGGCCATGGACT TGGTGCTGGACGACTCGAAGCGTGTGGCTAAACGGCGTCTCATCGAGGAGAATcgtgagaaaagaaaaagggaggAGTTGGTGCGCACGCTGCAGGTGAGGCCAGAGCCAAAtaccactgagtgggaattgatcagGATGGCAACTGAGGCCCACCGACACACTAACGCGCAGGGATCCAGCTGGAAACAAAAGCGCAAGTTTCTG CCAGATGATATTGGCCAAGGAAAATTGGTACCCACATCGGAAGGTGACAAGGTAGACCTGGAAGCCTTCAGTGAGTTCACCAAGATCATGACGCCTGCCATTACTCGTGTGGTGGACTTTGCCAAGAAACTACCCATGTTCTCAGAG CTTCCGTGTGAGGACCAGATCATCTTGTTGAAAGGGTGCTGCATGGAGATCATGTCACTACGCGCTGCCGTACGCTACGATCCAGAAAGCGAGACACTGACACTAAACGGCGAGATGGCTGTGAAACGCGAGCAACTGAAGAACGGCGGATTGGGTGTGGTGTCGGATGCCATCTTTGATTTAGGCAAGAGTCTGGCCCTGTTTAACCTGGATGACTCTGAGGTGGCGCTAATGCAGGCTGTCCTTCTCATGAGTTCAG ATCGTTCAGGGCTTACGAGTGTGGAGAAGATCGAGCAGTGCCAAGAGGCTTACCTGCTGGCGTTTGAACACTACATCAACTACCGCAAGCACAACATTCCTCACTTCTGGCCCAAGCTGTTGATGAAGGTAACAGACCTGCGCATGATCGGTGCGTGCCACGCCAGCCGCTTCCTCCACATGAAGGTGGAGTGTCCCAATGAGTTGTTTCCCCCACTCTTCTTGGAGGTCTTCGAGGAACAGGATGTGTGA